One stretch of Cottoperca gobio chromosome 18, fCotGob3.1, whole genome shotgun sequence DNA includes these proteins:
- the mtm1 gene encoding myotubularin, which produces MASPVSVYNSNALDTHISSSSRESLKMELLADVSLLPGEERIIDKETIYICPFNGAVKGKVLITNYRLYFKSVDADVVVMLDVPLGAISRVEKMGGASSRGENSYGLDITCKDMRNLRFALKQEGHSRRDIFELLFKYAFPLSHGLPLFAYVTQEKYGENGWDIYKPIEEFRRQGLPNNKWRITFINKNYELCDTYPTVLAVPFKSKEEDLRRVAAFRSKGRIPVLSWIHRENQAVIVRCSQPLVGMSGKRNKDDERYLDVIREANDSTKLTIYDARPSVNAVANKATGGGYEGDEYQSAELVFLDIQNIHVMRESLKKLKDIVYPNVEESHWLSSLESTHWLEHVKLVLSGAIQVADKVSSGNSVLVHCSDGWDRTAQLTSLAMLMLDSHYRTLRGFQVLIEKEWISFGHKFASRIGHGDKNHADQDRSPVFVQFIDCVWQMTKQFPTAFEFNERLLLTILDHLYSCCFGTFLYNCESARDQHEVRLKTVSLWSLVNSKMEMYLNPFYTPESGRVLYPVASMRHLELWVTYYIRWNPRIRQQQQSPVEQRYKELLALRDEYLKKLEELQLSDSSPSSRLANTPNTSSSTSSTPPQQYTHLQTPL; this is translated from the exons ATGGCCTCACCAGTCTCAGTCTACAACTCCAACGCCTTGGACACACACATCTCCAGT tcctcCAGAGAGTCTCTGAAGATGGAGTTGTTAGCTGATGTGTCTCTGCTGCCAGGGGAGGAGAGAATTATAG ATAAAGAAACCATCTACATCTGTCCATTCAATGGAGCTGTGAAAGGAAAAGTGTTGATCACCAACTACAGACTCTACTTCAAGAGCGTAGACGCT GATGTGGTGGTGATGCTGGACGTTCCTTTGGGTGCCATCAGTCGGGTGGAGAAGATGGGTGGGGCgtcgagcagaggagaaaactCCTACGGCTTGGATATCACctgcaag GACATGAGAAACTTGAGGTTTGCCTTGAAGCAGGAAGGTCACAGCAGAAGAGATATCTTCGAGCTCCTCTTCAAATACGCCTTCCCCCTCTCACATGGTCTG CCACTGTTTGCATACGTGACTCAGGAAAAGTACGGGGAGAACGGCTGGGACATCTACAAACCCATAGAGGAGTTCAGACGGCAG GGCTTACCTAATAACAAGTGGCGTATCACATTCATCAATAAGAACTACGAGCTGTGTGACACCTACCCCACGGTGCTGGCGGTGCCCTTTAAAAGCAAAGAGGAGGACCTCAGGAGAGTGGCTGCCTTCAGGTCAAAAGGACGCATACCG GTTCTATCGTGGATCCACAGGGAGAACCAGGCCGTGATCGTCCGCTGCAGTCAGCCTCTGGTTGGCATGTCGGGTAAAAGGAACAAGGACGACGAGCGCTACCTGGACGTGATCAGGGAGGCAAACGACTCCACCAAGCTCACCATCTACGACGCTCGGCCCAGCGTCAACGCTGTGGCCAACAAG GCCACAGGGGGAGGCTACGAGGGCGATGAGTACCAAAGCGCAGAGCTCGTCTTCCTGGACATCCAGAACATCCACGTCATGAGGGAATCCCTAAAGAAACTCAAAGACATCGTGTACCCCAATGTGGAGGAATCTCATTGGCTGTCCAGTCTGGAGTCTACACACTGGCTAGAACATGTTAAG CTGGTGTTGTCAGGAGCCATCCAAGTAGCGGACAAGGTTTCCAGCGGGAACTCAGTGTTGGTTCACTGCAGTGACGGCTGGGACAGAACTGCTCAGCTCACGTCTCTGGCCATGCTGATGCTGGACAGTCACTACCGCACCCTCCGAGGATTCCAG GTGCTGATTGAGAAGGAATGGATCAGCTTTGGGCACAAGTTTGCCTCG aggaTAGGTCACGGTGACAAGAACCATGCAGATCAGGACAGATCGCCCGTCTTCGTTCAGTTCATAGACTGTGTGTGGCAGATGACGAAACAG TTTCCTACAGCCTTTGAGTTTAATGAGCGCCTCCTGCTGACGATCCTGGATCATCTCTACAGCTGCTGCTTCGGGACTTTCCTTTACAACTGTGAGAGTGCACGAGACCAGCAT GAGGTGAGGTTGAAGACGGTGTCTCTGTGGTCTCTGGTCAACAGCAAgatggaaatgtatttaaaccCCTTCTACACCCCGGAGTCCGGCAGGGTCCTCTACCCCGTCGCCAGCATGCGCCACCTAGAGCTGTGGGTAACTTACTACATCCGCTGGAACCCACGCATACGACAACAG cagcagagtcCGGTGGAGCAGCGCTACAAGGAGCTGCTCGCCCTCCGAGACGAGTACTTGAagaagctggaggagctgcagctgtctgactcctccccttcctcccgcCTGGCTAACACCCccaacacctcctcctccacctcctccacaccACCACAGCaatacacacacctacaaacTCCCCTCTGA
- the nat16 gene encoding histidine N-acetyltransferase isoform X2, with product MKIDTSLTMLQLPEALSQAGLQFSVATEEDFDEIMAMSQNIYGGLDYLPTRYTSWLQETNRTVILARKQGKVIALESVCVIDDGETMLVEGLRVAPQERGKGVAGVLLRFCSELVKSKFTEVKVTRLTRDDQLGPKDFQKYRLITKQGILLVRFRAEELKLRLSDLGLGGDIQSSLSTSSSKPPLVRLDHTAIHRLFLTNDLMQGVLPNANIIQDWQPFKLLPSNMSILLKKDIDWMVDDVSNPTVASLCTFPFRVPIGDDWYYLNIDMFGKDLDLARQQFLCHLQCHTATLKGHVMCQMFLDPTLWKPMAEFCCNTLNVELVKEYTEQCVVESDVI from the exons ATGAAGATTGATACCAGCCTGACTATGCTCCAGCTCCCAGAGGCCCTGTCCCAGGCAGGCCTTCAGTTTTCTGTGGCCACTGAGGAGGACTTCGATGAGATCATGGCTATGAGCCAGAACATCTACGGAGGCCTTGACTACCTGCCCACTAGATACACCAGCTGGCTGCAGGAGACCAACCGCACAGTCATATTGGCCCGCAAACAGGGAAAAGTG ATTGCTctggagtcagtgtgtgtgattgacgATGGGGAGACTATGCTGGTGGAAGGTCTACGTGTCGCCCCTCAGGAAAGGGGCAAGGGCGTGGCAGGAGTTCTGCTGCGCTTTTGCTCCGAGCTGGTCAAATCCAAGTTCACTGAGGTCAAAGTAACCCGCTTGACCCGTGATGATCAGCTTGGACCCAAGGATTTCCAGAAATACCGCCTCATAACCAAGCAG GGTATTCTGCTGGTGCGCTTCAGAGCTGAAGAACTCAAGCTCCGTCTGTCTGACCTTGGTCTGGGGGGAGACATTCAATCCTCTTTGTCCACATCCTCCTCCAAACCTCCTCTGGTGCGTCTCGACCATACAGCTATCCACCGGCTGTTTCTGACCAATGACCTGATGCAGGGGGTCCTTCCTAATGCCAACATCATTCAAGACTGGCAGCCATTCAAGCTTTTGCCCAGTAACATGTCCATCCTACTGAAGAAGGACATCGACTGGATGGTGGATGATGTATCTAACCCTACTGTGGCCAGCCTCTGTACCTTCCCTTTCAGGGTGCCCATTGGAGATGACTG GTATTACCTGAACATTGACATGTTCGGTAAAGACCTGGACCTGGCCCGGCAGCAGTTCTTGTGCCACCTACAGTGCCACACTGCCACCCTGAAGGGTCACGTGATGTGCCAGATGTTCCTGGACCCAACACTCTGGAAGCCCATGGCCGAATTCTGTTGCAACACCTTGAACGTGGAGCTGGTGAAGGAGTACACCGAGCAATGCGTGGTTGAGTCAGATGTTATCTAG
- the nat16 gene encoding histidine N-acetyltransferase isoform X1: MILVSMFSSHQQDNLLKTCYFKMKIDTSLTMLQLPEALSQAGLQFSVATEEDFDEIMAMSQNIYGGLDYLPTRYTSWLQETNRTVILARKQGKVIALESVCVIDDGETMLVEGLRVAPQERGKGVAGVLLRFCSELVKSKFTEVKVTRLTRDDQLGPKDFQKYRLITKQGILLVRFRAEELKLRLSDLGLGGDIQSSLSTSSSKPPLVRLDHTAIHRLFLTNDLMQGVLPNANIIQDWQPFKLLPSNMSILLKKDIDWMVDDVSNPTVASLCTFPFRVPIGDDWYYLNIDMFGKDLDLARQQFLCHLQCHTATLKGHVMCQMFLDPTLWKPMAEFCCNTLNVELVKEYTEQCVVESDVI; this comes from the exons ATGATTTTGGTGTCCATGTTCTCATCACACCAACAGGATAATCTACTGAAGACATG TTATTTCAAGATGAAGATTGATACCAGCCTGACTATGCTCCAGCTCCCAGAGGCCCTGTCCCAGGCAGGCCTTCAGTTTTCTGTGGCCACTGAGGAGGACTTCGATGAGATCATGGCTATGAGCCAGAACATCTACGGAGGCCTTGACTACCTGCCCACTAGATACACCAGCTGGCTGCAGGAGACCAACCGCACAGTCATATTGGCCCGCAAACAGGGAAAAGTG ATTGCTctggagtcagtgtgtgtgattgacgATGGGGAGACTATGCTGGTGGAAGGTCTACGTGTCGCCCCTCAGGAAAGGGGCAAGGGCGTGGCAGGAGTTCTGCTGCGCTTTTGCTCCGAGCTGGTCAAATCCAAGTTCACTGAGGTCAAAGTAACCCGCTTGACCCGTGATGATCAGCTTGGACCCAAGGATTTCCAGAAATACCGCCTCATAACCAAGCAG GGTATTCTGCTGGTGCGCTTCAGAGCTGAAGAACTCAAGCTCCGTCTGTCTGACCTTGGTCTGGGGGGAGACATTCAATCCTCTTTGTCCACATCCTCCTCCAAACCTCCTCTGGTGCGTCTCGACCATACAGCTATCCACCGGCTGTTTCTGACCAATGACCTGATGCAGGGGGTCCTTCCTAATGCCAACATCATTCAAGACTGGCAGCCATTCAAGCTTTTGCCCAGTAACATGTCCATCCTACTGAAGAAGGACATCGACTGGATGGTGGATGATGTATCTAACCCTACTGTGGCCAGCCTCTGTACCTTCCCTTTCAGGGTGCCCATTGGAGATGACTG GTATTACCTGAACATTGACATGTTCGGTAAAGACCTGGACCTGGCCCGGCAGCAGTTCTTGTGCCACCTACAGTGCCACACTGCCACCCTGAAGGGTCACGTGATGTGCCAGATGTTCCTGGACCCAACACTCTGGAAGCCCATGGCCGAATTCTGTTGCAACACCTTGAACGTGGAGCTGGTGAAGGAGTACACCGAGCAATGCGTGGTTGAGTCAGATGTTATCTAG